The stretch of DNA GAACCTGGCCTGTTCCTCCCGGCTCAGCAGGTCGGCAGGCGGTGCCCCGCACAACAGGGTAAGAACCCGCTCCACATCATGGCTGCCAAGCAAATTCATGGCAGCGTAAAACTGCTCCAGAGGATAATTTTCGTACAAACTCATTAAACGCCGGTGCAGCTCCCGGGCATCACTTTGTCCGGTCATAAAGTCCAGCCAGGCCCGGCGGAAGGGGTAATTCATAACCGAATCCAATTCTTCACCCAACAGATACTGACGCATTGCCCCGTAACTTACCTTGTTGGAAGCGTCTTCCCACACTTCACCGATCAACACCGACTGGGGGTCCAATTGTTTCATGGTGGTGCGAATCTTTTTGATAAATTCATCCGGCAACTCATCCACCACATCCAAGCGCCAGCCTTTAGCGCCCAGTTTCATCCAATATTTAATCACACTGTCTTCCCCGGTGACGATAAAATCCTGATAAGACGGGTCCGTTTCATTGACATTGGGCAGGGTTTCAACCCCCCACCAGCATTCATAGCGGTGCGGGTATTCAATGAAGCGGTACCATGAATAATAAGGAGAATCTTTGGACTGATAAGCTCCCAATGAAGGATACCGGCCTTCCCGGTTAAAATATATACTGTCACTGCCGGTATGGCTGAAAACACCGTCTAAAATAACGGAAATCCCCAGTTCCGCAGCCTTGGCACAAAGTTCTTGAAACAACCGGTTGTCGCCGTACATGGGATCAACTTTTTTATAGTCGCCGGTATCATATTTATGGTTGCTGGCCGCCTCAAAAATTGGATTTAAGTAAATAACATTGATGCCCAAGTCTTTTAAATAGGGCAGTTTTTTCAACACACCCAATAAGTTGCCCCCAAAGATGTCAAAACATACTGTTTTGCCGGTTTGCGGGTCCCTGCCGTATTGCGGTACGGCATCCCAGTCAGGGTAAATGACACAGTGCTGTTTGGGGTTTAATATTTTACCTTCGGCATGGCCGTTGCAAAAGCGGTCAACAAAAATCTGGTACATCACGGCTTCTTTAAACCAGTGGGGCGTGGCATTATCTTGTTTGTATACTGTAATTTGATATGAAGGCGGCTCATGGTCATAAAGGCAGCCCTCGCCGCCCAGGTTTTGCGGATTATTGCCATAATAAAAAACCCTGTCACCCTGGACAATAATGAAAAAATACCACAACCAACCCTGTATGGCAGGGGCGGTAATTGCCGCCCGGTAAAATTTTCTTCCCTCTTTCTCTGCCGCCGGTTGCATGGTGATTTTCTCTTCTTCACGGCCGTATTTCCATAAGCGCAAAATAACACTGTCCACCGGTTGACGGCTGTCGACGGCCACCGCCAGACTGATCGGGGTTGCGCAGGGCACAGCGCCAAAGGGGCTGCGAAACTCTGCCCGGTGAGAATCGTGTAATATCCACGTAGTCATATCCATCATCTACCTGTTTAAAGAGTTGCCTGTCCTACTTAACAGGGCTTGATACAAATCATGATATTTTTGAGCGGATTTATGCCAGCTGAAATCGGCCTGCATGGCATTGGTTATGATTTTTGTCCACAACTGGGGCCGGTTATAAAAGCTAATTGCTCGTTGCAGCGTGTACAGGAAATCATGGGCATTGTAAGGGGTAAAACTAAAGCCGTTGCCCTCGCCGGTAAATTCATTGTAAGGTTGTACCGTATCTTTTAAGCCGCCGGTTTCTCTTACTACCGGTATGCAACCATATCGTAAGGCTATTAACTGCCCGATGCCGCACGGTTCAAACAGCGAAGGCATTAATAAAATGTCTGCACCGGCATATATGCGGTGGGCCAGGGCATGACCAAACATGATATTGGCAGATACTTTGTGCGGGTATTTTACAGCGGCTTGTTCAAACATGGTCTCGTATTTTTTTTCACCGGTTCCCAGCACCACCAGTTGTACATCCATTGCGAGGATTTCCTCCAGCACACCGGCAATCAGGTCCAGTCCCTTCTGGTTAACCAGCCGGGAAACGATAGCTAACAACGGTACGTTTGGCTGTACCGGCAGTCCCAGTAATTCCTGCAGCTGTTCCTTATTATTTCGCTTTGGCCGGGGTTTTTGCCATGAATAATGTTCAAAAATATAAGGATCGGTGGCTGGATTATAGTAATCTGTATCAATGCCGTTAATTATACCGTGCAAGCGGTTCTGCCGCTGCCTGAGCAAACCGTCCAACCGCTCACCAAAGTATGGCGTCCGGATTTCCCGGGCGTATGTTTCACTGACGGTGGTAAGCAGGTGGGAGTAGTTTAACCCACCCTTAATAAAACTG from Desulforamulus hydrothermalis Lam5 = DSM 18033 encodes:
- a CDS encoding glycoside hydrolase family 13 protein; the protein is MTTWILHDSHRAEFRSPFGAVPCATPISLAVAVDSRQPVDSVILRLWKYGREEEKITMQPAAEKEGRKFYRAAITAPAIQGWLWYFFIIVQGDRVFYYGNNPQNLGGEGCLYDHEPPSYQITVYKQDNATPHWFKEAVMYQIFVDRFCNGHAEGKILNPKQHCVIYPDWDAVPQYGRDPQTGKTVCFDIFGGNLLGVLKKLPYLKDLGINVIYLNPIFEAASNHKYDTGDYKKVDPMYGDNRLFQELCAKAAELGISVILDGVFSHTGSDSIYFNREGRYPSLGAYQSKDSPYYSWYRFIEYPHRYECWWGVETLPNVNETDPSYQDFIVTGEDSVIKYWMKLGAKGWRLDVVDELPDEFIKKIRTTMKQLDPQSVLIGEVWEDASNKVSYGAMRQYLLGEELDSVMNYPFRRAWLDFMTGQSDARELHRRLMSLYENYPLEQFYAAMNLLGSHDVERVLTLLCGAPPADLLSREEQARFKPSREQERLGLARLKLLVLVQMTFPGVPCIYYGDEAGLHGYKDPLNRATYPWGKENRELLAWYKKVIGLRNRYDVLKTGHWQPVYHEGQVYGYLRKISQGKDVFGRPKQDNLALVLVNAGTDREARLTIHLGCSYNGSLSDLLPGAGHYRVQDGVLQLTLAPLTGKLLMDEGWQ
- the glgA gene encoding glycogen synthase GlgA, giving the protein MQVLFVASEGVPFVKTGGLADVVGSLPRALIKQGIDVRLILPKYSEIPATFRDCMVRQKNFNVPLGWRNNYCGLEQLQHEGVNCYFIDNEYYFNRPGLYGFSDDAERYAFFCRAVLEALPHLDFVPRILHCHDWHTGMVSVFWHAFYSNRPLYKDLGLVFTVHNLHYQGVFPGTILDDLLGLGREYFTLDGVEFYGGVSFIKGGLNYSHLLTTVSETYAREIRTPYFGERLDGLLRQRQNRLHGIINGIDTDYYNPATDPYIFEHYSWQKPRPKRNNKEQLQELLGLPVQPNVPLLAIVSRLVNQKGLDLIAGVLEEILAMDVQLVVLGTGEKKYETMFEQAAVKYPHKVSANIMFGHALAHRIYAGADILLMPSLFEPCGIGQLIALRYGCIPVVRETGGLKDTVQPYNEFTGEGNGFSFTPYNAHDFLYTLQRAISFYNRPQLWTKIITNAMQADFSWHKSAQKYHDLYQALLSRTGNSLNR